In bacterium, a genomic segment contains:
- a CDS encoding C-terminal binding protein → MSAQGCYCIRTESRDRPMYDIAIERGILEPQGIRLESVDMDAPDAFPRLAPKADAVLHMRGVLDAGRISLLDRCRIIAHYGTGVDRVDVGAATARGIWVTNGPRYAVDEVSSHAIALLLAVARKVVAGDRAVRSGAWHIKPIVPLHRIAGKTLGLLGFGNIARATGRKGAALGLQVIAYDPYVDADVFRGAGVRRVDLETCLAEADFLSVHLPLTAETRGLIDREALNRMKASAVLVNTSRGGVIDEAALVDALHSGRLRGAGLDVFAAEPLPTDHPLLGIPTVTVSGHVGFYSEESIEQMQRDAAEQVVGALEGSVPEFLINREVLERRPGARSSPG, encoded by the coding sequence ATGAGCGCGCAGGGCTGTTACTGCATACGCACGGAGTCGCGGGACCGGCCCATGTACGACATCGCGATCGAGCGCGGCATCCTCGAACCCCAGGGGATCCGTCTCGAATCGGTGGATATGGATGCCCCCGACGCGTTTCCCCGCCTAGCGCCGAAGGCGGATGCGGTCCTCCACATGCGGGGAGTGCTCGATGCCGGCCGGATTTCGCTGCTCGATCGCTGCCGCATTATCGCCCACTACGGCACCGGCGTGGACCGGGTGGATGTCGGCGCCGCCACTGCACGGGGCATCTGGGTGACGAACGGACCGCGCTACGCCGTGGACGAGGTCTCGTCTCATGCGATCGCGCTCCTCCTCGCGGTCGCACGCAAGGTCGTCGCCGGGGACCGGGCCGTACGGTCCGGCGCCTGGCACATTAAGCCCATCGTTCCGCTCCACCGGATTGCCGGGAAGACGCTCGGCCTCCTCGGATTCGGGAACATCGCACGGGCGACGGGCCGGAAGGGGGCCGCGCTGGGACTTCAGGTGATCGCGTATGACCCCTACGTCGACGCTGACGTGTTCCGCGGCGCGGGCGTCCGCCGAGTGGATTTGGAAACGTGTCTCGCCGAGGCCGATTTCCTCTCCGTGCACCTCCCGCTGACGGCGGAGACGCGCGGCCTCATCGACCGGGAGGCCCTCAATCGGATGAAGGCCTCGGCCGTCCTCGTGAACACCTCGCGCGGCGGGGTAATCGACGAAGCAGCACTGGTGGACGCGCTGCACTCCGGCCGCCTCCGCGGCGCGGGACTCGACGTGTTCGCCGCAGAGCCGCTGCCCACCGACCATCCTCTCCTCGGGATCCCTACCGTGACCGTGTCGGGGCATGTCGGCTTCTACTCCGAAGAGTCCATTGAACAGATGCAGCGCGACGCGGCCGAGCAGGTCGTTGGGGCGCTGGAAGGGTCGGTCCCGGAGTTCCTGATCAATCGGGAGGTCCTCGAGCGGCGTCCCGGCGCGCGTTCGTCTCCCGGTTAG